In Bactrocera neohumeralis isolate Rockhampton chromosome 5, APGP_CSIRO_Bneo_wtdbg2-racon-allhic-juicebox.fasta_v2, whole genome shotgun sequence, the genomic window TGAACGCCGACATATTGATTCCGATAGTATCTTACAAATATCCAATTTCTAACTAATGtaaaatttgactttaaattagtaataaataaaatttcacaactAGTGTCAATGGAAAAACGCACGAGAAAATTAAGaagtaaaaagtaaaacaaagacACGTTCTGCGAAACAATGACAGTTATTTCGCGTTGCCACATAGACTGAAATTTTGATTATATCTAAATGCTTCAAtaatcaatatttgttttagtGTGTAGCACAAACATTTTTTGGATTTGGattacaaaacattttatgtaaaaacagataatttaaaatttaaatttataaaaccaaagataaaaatatatttaaaaaaggctgcAAAGCAAAATTAGAGGAATTTGCGCAGCAATTAATATGGCAACTAAAGCGTTAATGGCGGTAATTTTGACGTTAGTTAACTGTGATTTTCTTTAAAGGCAAAagtatttcttttattaaagaaTCAAAATTAAacgtttaataatttgaattaacattttttataattgaaagaTGAAAAACCTAAAATGcgtaaaaagaaaacaagtatGTTTAAGTGTGTAGTTATAGAAGTGATAAGTGCAAGCAAGTTCCTAGTTTGTGTCGTTTTACACACCCGCCGGAAGTGCGTGCAATTAATCTTAAGTAAAATAGAAAATTGGATGCTGCATTTGTGATTATTGTAAGTATATTATAAATcttaactaaaacaaaaattggtaaGAACAGCGTATGTATTTGAATGTATTCTAGTATTCATATTGGAAAATAAAAGTTCTACATAGTTATTTGTTCAACTACTCCTCCAACACATTATCCAACCATTCCTGTATGTCATCCTTGTTTGCTGTAACGTTTTCATTTCCTTTCGGTATATTCGCCGCTTCATTCTCCGCTCCAGCGCCACTGCCGCCACTTATGTCTACTTTTGTAACAGCAGCTGTCGCTAAATTCAGCAACTCATCCAATTCATCCGGAGCATTAGTTTCACTTGGTGCCGCATTAGCCTGTTTAGCACTACTCTGTGAACGTCCGGAGCCACTTTTCCGGCTACCGCTATTAATTTTTATGCGTGGATTCGTCTTGTGTTCATGCAatacattttgataatttttctcTGCCACTTCTGCAGCTTTCTCCATCGTTTGCAGTTGTTCGCGTGTAAACATAGATGCTGCATAATCCATGCGCTTATAAAACGGTATCGTTTGCAAACcaacatttaataatttcaaatttagcgTGAAATACTGACTAGCCTCAGTGCTGTCCAACAATTGTTCGCCCTCCACTGTATCCCAGTTTTTCTCAGATGAGAACTGGAAGTGTCCACCCACAGATGTGGGCAATTGTGACATTAAACCAAAATCACCGGCATGCATTTGTGCCGACTCTGCCTCATTCATATCATTATCTTCATCATCCAGCGAATAGCGACGAGTTTGTGCCGGTGGACGTGAAGTAGCCCAACCACGTCGTGAAACAAATCGTTCGTCACTGGAATCCGCCACATCGACTACGCCACGCACTATCTCCACCTGTGAGCTGGACGAGGTGTTATTATTCTGTTGTGTTGGCGGTTTCTTGCGATATTTTTTCATGTTGCCGCGTTTACtgcaatttaagaaaatttattcaattgaTGACTTCATAGGCGCTAAGCTGTAATTGCACTACACTTACTCTTTCGATCGATTGTCCTTGCTTTCCATATTTATATCCTTATTTAGGTGTCTGTTCGACTATTTGTTTATGTTACTAAGGTGATCCGCCTGTTTAATGTAGTAAAAGCGCCCATTTGTGTGAGCGCGGGGTATGTTCAATACATTGGTTGAACAGCTGTTTGCTAGTAATACACTCCAGCAGAAAAGTTGGTAGAGATATTTATAGTCAAAAtgcttataaaaatatagaaatattgaaaaatagttacaaattatttttgaaattagttattgttaaaatttattattacatttactatcacaaaaatattttttgtactaatatatcgggtaaaaatttaattacccTTCTTCGGTTATGTAAACACATGGTTTTTCTGTTTATGCAGACCcgaaattctcaaaaatataaatacttgtTGTAGACGGGTCAGGGtcacttcaaaatttttagacccaactgtcgtgggaacgtCAAACCTGAGTGCATTAACTTCTTACTAATAATGTCAATTAGTTTGTACCTCAGCTATAATCAAAATCTGCAACATTCTCATaaaccaaatatatacatacatatgtatgtatgtaggtattttaCATAatcaacatatatgtatgtatttacatatgtacatatgtataagtttacAAGTTGATAATCTTTTCATGTGCATgcataattaaaatgaataaataaatagcaaagAAATTCAGCAATTTTAGCTTGAAAAGTTCACTCAAGAAAAGGGTACAGCAAAGTTGTTGCCACATGCAAAAACAGCAATCAAAATTATCCCCCCCAGATTCATTGCTATAAacaatacacatgcatacacaagTACAAATACGtacgtaaatatataaatatgtatgtgcaccaCCTTTACGGCATTAAGTAGGAAATAAGTGAATGTTGTTGCTCGTTAGGCAGTTGCTGCTGCGCTTTTTAAATtggcaaaaaacataaaaaaatgcaagGAAAAGGTATGCGCACTTAGCGCACACcaattcatataaatatgcgCGTAAATGTATGCAAACATTTCGCTCGCTATAAAAACCTGTAGAAAGAAAGCAGTCTTGCACTCGGCTACAACCGAAAAAAGCTGCATAAGTGTACAAAATGGCAGTTGCAGTGGCAgcgtataaaaaaataattgcaaaatatgaatttataatgAGATATTTATTCAAATGCACAGCGACTTACATTTCTGCATGCATAAATACGCATACGTCGCTGCTCATAAACTTTGCCTTAATTGTCCACACAATTTTTAGCGCGGCAAGCGGCTGGCAAGCACTTGCCTTCTGAAGCAAGTGAAAAAGTTGTACAAGGACATTTCTTTGCATGAATTTAAGTAGATTTTTTTCTTGCGTATATGTTGCACATTTTAACGTTTGCACGCTACCCAGCAGCGTTCTGGCATCTAGATGatgatacaaataaaaataaatttaaataacattaaCATAATTGGAGATCGATGTTATTGTTTGTTACTCGTGATAAACATTTGGAGCATTAAATATCTGTCATTCGATAATTATTTCGATATTGTAAAACTGTAGCTTACAATCGAAAGTTTGTATACTCTGAACtgggatatattaagtttgccacgatgtttgtaaaaTCAAGAAGGAAATATGATAAACTCTATGAaatggacatacatatatacatacatatgtatatataaacatcaCGAACTGAgtaatttagccatgtccgtctgtctgtctgcacatatatgtgcatacatatacgcgaacaagtttttgagatat contains:
- the LOC126758598 gene encoding uncharacterized protein LOC126758598, whose translation is MESKDNRSKDKRGNMKKYRKKPPTQQNNNTSSSSQVEIVRGVVDVADSSDERFVSRRGWATSRPPAQTRRYSLDDEDNDMNEAESAQMHAGDFGLMSQLPTSVGGHFQFSSEKNWDTVEGEQLLDSTEASQYFTLNLKLLNVGLQTIPFYKRMDYAASMFTREQLQTMEKAAEVAEKNYQNVLHEHKTNPRIKINSGSRKSGSGRSQSSAKQANAAPSETNAPDELDELLNLATAAVTKVDISGGSGAGAENEAANIPKGNENVTANKDDIQEWLDNVLEE